ATCATGCGATTGGGATGAGGCGAACGCGCAGATTTTGGATATTTATAAAAGACGGTGGACAAGAACGGAGCCAGGGATCGGCGTCCGCGCATCGAGCATGCACAACATTTGCGGGCGCAGGAGATTCCGCGTTTCGGCGCGGAGCATGTGATTGCGTCGATGCAGCCGTATCATGCGGTTGATGACGGGCGCTGGTGCGAGGAGCGGATTGGGAAGGAGCGGACGAAGGGGACGTATGCGTTTCGGTCGCTGCTGGATTCGGGGGCGATGCTGGCGTTTGGGTCGGATTGGACGGTGGCACCGTTGAACCCAATGACTGGCATTTATGCAGCCGTAACGCGTCGAACGTGGGATGGAAAGCATCCGAATGGCTGGGTGCCGGAGCAGAAGATCACGTTGGAGGAGACGTTAAGGGGTTATACAGTTGGATCTGCTTATGCGGAGTTTACCGAGAAGGTTAAAGGGACAATTACGCCTGGCAAGCTGGCGGACGTTGTAATTTTGGATAAAGACTTGTTTGCCATTAATCCGGAGGAGATTTTGAACACGAAGGTGGTGTTAACGGTGATGGATGGACGGGTGGTTTATGAAAGGGAAGGCAAATAAGGCATTAGACATATGAAGTCTCTGAAAGTCATCGTTGCGGCCGCAGGAGTATTGGTGCTTGCGGTAGTGGTTTTGGTCATGCTGAAAATGGCGGACCATACGAAGGAATTTCGGAACGCGCTGTATTCTGGAAATGTGGCGTTGGTAGAAAAGCTGCTGAAAGAGCATCCCTCCCTGGCGAATGTGAAAAACGTGGACGGACAGGAGAAGGGTTGGACGCCGCTGCATGTGGCAGCTTATGTAGGGGACGCGGAGTTGGCCAAGGTTCTCCTGAATCATCACGCGAAGGTGGATGCGATGGACAATCGGGGTCTTACGCCGCTGCTCTGGACAGCATTTGGCGGGAAGGAAGAGATGGCGGCGGTATTGTTGTCCAACGGTGCGGATGTGAATGCGCGGGGAAAGGATGGGAGGACGACATTGGATCTGGCAAAAAACACGCTGAATGAAAAGTTGATTCAACTTCTGCGTGAACGCGGGGCAAAGGAGTAGATTTCAGAACGGTTGGGCGGTCACGGTGGACCAATGCGTCGGCGAATGGGGGAAAATAATCAAAAACCTTCAATTCAGGACTTTACAACTCCCGGCAGTTGTTGTTTATTAAATATATCACACCATCAGAAGCGTTCCTCAAGAACGATTCCCGTACTCTTTTCGAGTGCCGCCATCGCATGGAAGCCTGGAAGAGAGAGCAACGCAGGCAGCAGAAAAACTGGAAACTGAAATGAATCTCCTGAATGGAGATCAATCCGACCTAAACGACCAGCAACCAGGAGAGCGAACATGAATATCAGCGGAACAATCGACTCGATCCTCAACTATAAAGGCAAGCAAATCTGGTCCATCCAACCATTCGCCACCGTTTATGAAGCCGTTGAGAAAATGGCTGAAAAGAACGTGGGCGCGTTGCTGGTGATGGAAAATGACAGATTGGTTGGCATGTTTTCAGAACGCGATTACACGCGCAAAGTGGTGCTTCACGGAAAATCCTCCCGCCAGACACTGGTGAGAGAAATCATTTCGAGACCGGTTATTTCGGTTGACCCGGATTGTTCGGTGGAAGAAGCCATGCGGATAATGACCGAGAACCGCATCCGTCATTTGCCGGTGATTGAGAGCGACCAGGTTGTGGGGGTGGTTTCCATTGGTGACCTGGTTAATTGGATGATCTCCGCGCAACATCTGGCGTTGAACCAGATGGAAGATTACATCACTGGCAAGTACCCGGGTTGAGTGGCGATACCGAGGCCGGGCCAACTGCGCGAGAGGGATCAATTTGCCTGCGCGGTTTGTTTTGGAGCAGCTTCCAGTTCGTAAATTTTTCCGTCGAAGGCAAGAAGATAAACTTCGCCATCTCGATCTTCACCAAAGCTGGCGATTGAGCGTGCAAGATTTGGTTTCGTTAGCTGGCTGTCCGCGGTTATCTGACCGTGCTCGTATTTCAGTCCCCACACAGTTCCTTGAACGAAATCTGCATAAAGATAAACGCCCTGCAACCCGGGCAATTTCTTTCCATGATAAACATAACCTCCAGTGATGCTGAGGCCAATACTATGGTCGGGAAATTTGCACTCTTTCTGCAAGGCCGGGGTATGGGCGTATTCCATGATGGGGTCGATTAGCCTGGTGGACTGGTCCTTGAGCCGGTCGACGGGTTCTTTGAAAGGATGAAAGCCTTCGCGCACGCTCCAACCGTAGTTGCCGCCTTTGACGATAAGATCTATTTCTTCAAACTTGTCCTGGCCGACATCGCCGACCCAGAGTTCGCCGGTTTCGCGGTCGAAGCTCATGCGCCAGGGATTGCGCAAGCCGCAGGCATAAACCTCGCCACGCAGGCCTTTGTCACTTTTGCCAACGAAGGGATTGTCGTTAGGGATGCCATATTGCAATGACCCGGTGCGGGAGTTGACATCGATGCGAAGAATCTTGCCGTAGAGGAAGCGGGTGCTTTGGCCGAAGTTGTGCGGATCTCCGCCGAGACCGCCATCGCCGACGCTGATATAGAGATATCCATCACGGCCAAAGAGAATGGTGCCGCCGTTGTGGTTTCCATAAACCATGGGCGTCTGCATGATAATGCGCTCCGAGGCGAGGTCAGCCTTTTGGGGATCGGTTGCGGAGACTGTGAATTCACTGAGAACGCTTCGTTTCGGATTCTGCTGGGAGTAGTAAACGTAAAATTTGTGATTTTGTTTGAAATCAGGATGAAACGCAAAACCGAGGAGACCCTCCTCGTTGTTTTCATGCGGTTTGCGTTCGGTGATGTCCAGAAAGACGTTCGTATCCTTGCATTGCGTATCCTTGGAAAAGGACAGAATGCGGCCAAACTGTTCCACCACGAACATACGCTTGGAATCATCTGGAGCTTCCTCCAGCCAGAGGGGGCGATTGAAGGTCAGGTTGGGGAAGGCGACTTTCAATTGCATGGCGGCCAGTTCGTCAGCAGCAGGGCTTCGCAAGGCTGAAAATGTCAGGAGACAGAAGAGAGACAAAACGGGAAAGAAAGTGAACCGATTTAAAATGAGAGCCTTTCGCATGGAACAACTAAAGCCTGTTTCTAACGTCTTTGTCAAATCGGCAAGTTGATGACAAGGCGTGTCACCAACGGATTATTTGACCACCAACAAATTATCGACGTTGGTTTGGCCCACAACATTGGAAGCTATACTTCCAATCTTTTCTCTTTGTTTCTCACTTTTAACTTTGCCTGAGATGGTGACGTGGCCATTCACTGTAAGGATTTTAAAGCGCCTGGCCTGGACGGCGAGTTCGGTATCTTCACGAACGATCTGGGTGATGATTTCCTTGGAGGTAGCCCGGTCGTTAGAGGTTGCGAATTTTTTTTCTTCTGAGGAACTGGAATTGCTGGTTGTGTTCCTGGCAATTTGGGCCTGGCTTTTTGAGGTTTCCTGTTGATCTGGCGGAGAGGCGAAGCAAACAGAATTAACAGCTGCCACCATCGATGCGAGAACAACAATATGTACGATAGTTTTCATGAGGAGCTTTCAGTATTCAAACCTTCCAGCGCACACAGCTTGAGATCAGGCTGTCAGCCGATATGGCTGATGATCAGGCGTGGTTGTTCGCTGAATAGCGAACGCCTATTCCCCAGAAGTGGGGTTCAAACCCATGAACGCCGAAAGGTATCGATGTCTTGAAAAGCATCGCTCGTGCCAACGCAAAAATGAGAAAGCCAAGCCATCCAAGATACGTAGATTACCAAAGAAAAAGGGCTCCGACGCTGAGGCGCCGAAGCCCTATGAGGCTCGAACAGCGTTATTCGAGGTTTAAATTATTGTCGGTCACGGCGCCTAATGATGCGGAGGTGACGAGGTGGGCATATTTGGCGAGTACGCCACGGGTGTAACGGGCCTTGGGCTGCTTCCAAGTTTTGCGACGGGCAGCCATTTCCTTCGCGGAAATGTTTACGGAGAGTTCACGTTTTTCTGCATCGATGACGATGGTGTCGCCTTCCTTCACCAGTGCGAGAGGACCGCCAACGTGGGCTTCCGGGGTGATGTGGCCGACCACGAAACCATGGGTGCCGCCGGAGAAGCGACCGTCGGTGATAAGGGCGACTTCCTTGCCGAGGCCTTTGCCCATGATGGCGGAAGTGGGGCTGAGCATTTCACGCATGCCGGGGCCACCCTTGGGGCCTTCGTAGCGTATGACCACGACATCACCTTTCTTGATGCCGCCATCGAGAATCTTTTTGAGGGCGAGTTCTTCGGAGTTGAAGACGCGGGCGCGGCCTTCAAAGCGGAGACCTTCCTTGCCGGTAATCTTGGCAACGGAACCCTCGGGAGAAAGATTGCCATAGAGGACGACGAGATGGCTGTCCTTCTTGATGGGATCGTTGAGTGGACGGATAATTGTCTGACCAACGGGGTAGGGGCGCACGCCTTTGAGGTCTTCCGCGAGAGTCTGGGCGCTGACGGTGAGGCAATCGCCATGAAGCAAGCCGGCGTCGAGCAAGGTTTTCATCAAAGGACGTATGCCGCCGATGGCGACGAGTTCCGACATGAGATGTTTGCCGCTGGGTTTGAGATCGGCGAGGACAGGAACCTTTTTGCCGATGCGGGTGAAATCATCGAGCGAGAGTTTTACCTTGGCGGCATTGGCCATGGCGAGCAGGTGGAGAACGGCATTGGTCGAGCCACCGAGAGCGATGACGACCGTGATGGCATTTTCGAACGCCTTTTTGGTCATGATGTCGAGCGGCCTGATGCCTTTCTTGATCAGGTTAACCACGGCGGCACCGGCGCGCTGGCAATCATCCTTCTTGGCCGGAGAGATCGCGGCTTGAGCTGAGCTGTTCGGCAGGCTCATGCCGAGTGCTTCGATCGCGCTGGCCATGGTGTTGGCAGTATACATGCCGCCGCATGAGCCGGGGCCAGGGATGGCGCAGGACTCGATGGCTTGCAGTTCGCCGTCGCTGATTTTCTTGTTGGCATGAGCACCGACGGCTTCGAAGACGGAGACGACGTCGAGCTTGCGCGTGTCGCCAGTGATGCAGCCGGGGAGGATTGTTCCGCCATAAGCGAAGACGGCGGGACGGTTCATGCGGGCGATGGCCATCAGGGCGCCGGGCATATTTTTATCGCAACCACCAATGGCGACATAGCCGTCCATGCCTTCGCAACCAACGACGGTTTCGATGGAGTCGGCGATGACTTCGCGGGAGACGAGGGAATATTTCATACCTTCGGAACCCATGGAGATGCCGTCGGAGATGGTGATGGTATTGAAAATAATGGCCTTGCCGCCGGCGGCGTTGGCGCCTTTCTCGGCTTCGAGCGCGAGTTTATCGATGTGCATGTTACACGGGGTAACCATGCTCCACGTGGAGGCGATGCCGATGAGGGGCTTCTTGAAATCTTCGGGTTTGAAACCGACGGGATAAAGCATGGCGCGGCTGGGTGCGCGTTCAGGGCCGTCGAGGACGAGGCTGGAATAGGGGCGCAAATTGTCGGCTTTAGGCGACTTGCTGGCTTTCGAATTGTTTTTCATCGTTCATACTAATTTCAGCATGAATAGGGCAGATTGACAAGGCTTGGGAATGGATGACTTGGCGATTTGCGATTCACGCATAAAATGCTGTTGGAAACCGTGGTCAGTTTTATAATGGCGAACGGAGGAAGCATGGGACAAGCTGGACTCAAAACAAAAGGCCGCCAACCCAATGCTAAAATGAAACCTGAGAAGAATTACGTTTCCGGGGAGCATCACTACAAAACTCGTTTTTGGTGTGGAATGGTGGCGGGTGGCGGTTTAGGGGCTTGGATCGGGGGCGGTTTATTTCAGTCAGGATGGTTGGTGCTGGCATTCAGTGTTGGTGCGTCTGTTGTGTGTGGGCTGATGGCAGATCACTGGAGAGACGGATTTTGGGATTTTGTGCTGGAATTGCTGACAAGCTTTTGGTGGTGGTGGTGAGAGGAAAAGAGAATGGTTGCAAACAAATGATTTGAGATGTCATCAAATGCTTAATGGTTAAATTCAGGTGATATGATAAAAGTTTTATCTGAAGTGCACTGGTTGGTCATCGGCCTGTTATGTTCCAGGTTCGGTGACTCGCTGCGTTTCCGCATGTAACCTGCTTAGAATCTTCGACATGATAAGGAGGACTGCGATGAAGATGAGAATCCACGCCGTCGCCGTCACAATTCATCTCCACCGACTGTAAGTCTGGACCCGCTCCGGGCAATTCAGGTAACTGCGTGGAATCTCTCTCAACATGGCAAGCTCTTGCTTTTGGGGCATGGCGTGATGATGTTTAAAGTACAAATCTGAGCCAACGCCGATGGCCGATGTGCCGCAGCGTCTCTCTACTTCAAATACTTAGGGAAAGACGGCAGCATATCAAAATTGCTTTTTTCATGTTGGATAAAGAGCTTCGCATTGAGATTTTTCGCAATCCGGTTGACCCGGTCGATGGAGGCAAGCGTGTCAGCGCGACTAATGTTGAAGGCGGGAACCAATCTCTTATCACGGCTTAAAGATTGGTGATATAGATCCCCGGCGAAAATCAAGTTTTTGCCGCTGTCGAGCTTGATTAGTAAAACTTCGTGGCCCGGAGTATGGCCTGGGGCGGAAAGAATCTTCACCTTGCCGTCACCGAAGACATCATGATCACCATCAATCATCTGTTTTTTCACTTTTTCAGATTGGGAAAATGTCGACGGATCGACGCCAAATGGAGTGGGTTGTGAATTCGCCCATTGCAATTCCTTGTTCTGCAGAATCCACGTAGAACTGAGAAACTCATTGGCATTACCTGTATGGTCGAAATGAAAATGGGAGAATGCCAGATAAGTAATGTCTTCGGGTTTCAACCCAATATCGGCCAGTTGAGATGAAAGAGTTCGTTTGCGTGTGAATTCAAAGCCGTCATATTTTTTCGGCTGAACCCCTGTGTCCCAAAGCAGCCAGCCCTTTGGGTGGGCTACCAGGATGCACATGTCACTCAAATGGCCGACCTTTCCGTCAAATTCACCCGTGTCTGAAAACGGCGCCATATCGTTAAACGTAATCTGGCCGCCATCCAAAATATAAACTCGTACTTCTGTGACTACCGGTTTTTCAGTGGAATGCGCATATGGAGCGAGAAGAGTTGAAAGAAAAAGTATCGCTATCAGAGTTTTATACTTCGTAATGATTTTAAGCATGAGCGGAAAGTAGCCGTGCTGGATCGTACGGTCAAGTTGACCGGGCCCAATGACTGGACACTTAACGGGGTGGTAGTGTGGAGAACCGTCCGTGGGCTGTTCAAGGTTGAATAAAGGTGTAACTTTGCAGTTCCATTTTTAACTTCACGTCCCTGTAATTCTGCTTCCATTGTCTCTGTGCGCTATTGGACTGAAAGAAACAAGAAGTGTAAAAAATTTGGTCTGATCTCCATTGTTGACCCTTTTGTGTAAAGAACTATGACCAACTCCTTAAAGGTGGAACTGTCGATGGTGCAATCAGGCTCGAGATTCTTATGATACCAAGATGCTGGCTGACCCGGGCGGTTTGTCAGGCCTACTTGTGCGCTGCTGCATTATTCGTTTCAGCATGTCGCGTGGGAGCATAGGCTATTTCATTAGTTCCGAATTTATACAGAAGCAGACGTTTGTCGTGGTCAAACTCGAAAGTTCCGAGGTCCGGATAGGTGAGTAATCGCTCTTCTGTCTTTTGGATCGGGTTGAAATATACAAGACGGTAAAGGTACTTATGTTGTTCCACCTGGCGGGATGAGCCGTCATACTTTACTGCGATCCATAAATTTGTGCTCGACAACGGTGCAACCAAATCCCAAGGCATGGCAAAGCCCGCCTTTGCTTGTAAAAAACGTAAAACTTTCCGTTCGCCATCTTCACCTTGCAGGTAGAATCTCCATGTCTCGCTCGCCACATAGTTTAACTGCATGCCTTCCGGCGAGAAAGGCATGAAGACGTGGTTTTCAGTTGGCACTGCGAAAATCTGCTCTGAAATTTGTCCTTCAGAGTTTGTCCTAACGCCAACCACGCTTTCCCTGCCGACTTTGCTGCCTATGGGAATCTGGATACAGCCTGTCTGAAACATTAAACAAAGTAAAAGAATGATGGTCGCAGATGTGCGGTGTAGTTGCATGGTGTGATTGGTCAACGTTATTTGCTTTTAGCTTCAGAAAACCGGAGCTCCAAAAGAATATTGAGGTCCCAAAAGACAACGAAATATGGCGACGATTGGCCGGCATGCTCGATATGCAAGCCGACCGAAAAGATGCCTCTGTACCAGCTCAAACTCCGAATTCTGCTTTTGGGAAAGATTGTAGCGCCGTCCAAAACCCGAAAGCTGTAACACCTGACGATCGCCTGAAAGTGTCGTAAATGGGTAACTTGCGTTGAGGGAATCCAACCTCGCTGCTCCTGTCTGTGTAAATGCAACATTCATGTCAGCACGCGAATCCGCATACGATGCAAAACTGAGCCACGTCGGGCCAATAATGTCAACCGCGAAAGCGGAACGGAAACGGCCAGGATGTTGTCGACTCCAGCATCTCGTCAGAAAGCGTGGTCAGGTTGTCTAAGATTATCTCGCAGGATGAAAAACAAAAGCCACTATGCAATCAAAGTGGGGGGGGCACACAAATGAATGCATGCTCTCCAATCGCCAACGTTACAAATCGAATAATCTCTTCGATCTGGGTTATCGTTTTCCAAGCCATAGTGCTCGGAAGTGTAACCCATCACTCCGGTTCATACCGACTGATGTGAAATCGGCTTCGCCGGGCCGGTGGGGTTGATGATGCACTCATTTATTTGTACCCGAACTTACGCGCCGGCTCCGACTGCATGTTTTTCGGCCGTGAGTACTTCTAGAAGTGCACGGGCCGCAGCGGTGGACGAGGCCGGGTTCTGCCCGGTAATGAGGCGTCCATCCACGATTGCAAAACTCTGCCAGTCGGGAGCTTTCTCATAAAGGCCACCCACTCGCTTCAACTCATCCTCGACGAGGAAGGGCACAACATGGGTGAGGTGCACTGCCTCCTCTTCTCCGTTGGTGAAGCCAGTGACACGCTTGCCCTTTACGAGCGAAGCTCCCTCGTACATGGCCCGATGGAACACGGCCGGCGAATGGCAGACCGCAGCGACGGGCTTGCCGGAATTGTAGAAAGACTCGATCAGGGCGATGGAATCGGGGTTATCGACAAGATCCCACATCGGACCGTGGCCGCCCACGTAGAATATCGTGTCGAAGTCCTCCGCATTCATTTCGGATAGTTTGAGTGTTCGGGACAGCGTCTCTTGCGTCTTCGCGTCCTGCTTAAAGCGTGTCATCGCGGGAGTCTGATTTTCCGGCAAATCGCTCTTCGGATCGATCGGTGGTTGCCCGCCTTTCGGCGAGGCCAGTGTCAAATCGACACCCGCATCCCGAAATACATAGTAAGGTGCCGCGAATTCCTCCAGCCAGAAGCCGGTCTTGCGACCGGTGTTGCCCAGTTGATCATGTGATGTCAGTACCATTAGTATTTTCATAGCTCGTTCTCCTTTGTTTTCTTATTTGATTGTCGGCTTACCTGGTGGTCAGGCTTTCTGAAGTAAGCCACCACTTAACCGTATATCCTCAGCACAAGCTTCGCAAAGCTGCTCGATTGGGGTTCCAAGTAAGGCCTTGGTGACTAGTCCCCTTGCGCGTTGGCGTAATCCGGAGTCATGCCGAAATCCGGTTAAGGGCGAAAGTCGGTTGTGATCGGTCACCTCATGACAAAACGAGCAGAAATCATTTCAATAAACAATTGGCAATCGTTTTATCGGATTCGGTGCTGAGCCTGATGGAGGCCAATTCACACTGAGCTATAAATGGGCCGGTCAAATTATTGACGCTCATTTGAGATGGGGGTGTAAATAAGTTGGTCTGACCCCGTTTATGACCCGTTTATAAGGCATGGGCAGGAGAGGAAAGTCTTGTCGGAAATTGCCGGGTTGAAAAGGAAATGCGGGGAAGCGGGCGAGATGCTGGCACGGGAGCAAAACCATTTTGCCAATCATGCATCCCCAATGAACTACCAGACCATTGCGCGGCGAGGCTGGCCAATCGGCTCGGAGGCAGTGGAATCGGCCTGTAAACAGAAGCAATGCCGCTTCAAAAGACCCGGACAGTTTTGGACTCCAAAAGGACTCCGACACCTCCTGGCCATTGATGAAGCCCGCCGCAACCACCACTGGGACCAACTTTGGACTTCAAACTAAGAACAGTGTCAGGATGCGCACTCACATGAACATGTGGTTGGGTGTTGGATTGACAGGAGTTTTGGATTGCTTTAATCTCGCGGGTGAATTTCCAGTTCGCGTTGCATGCCCAGATGCTCTCTATTCGCAAGTCAAGAATTCTAGTTCAATAAAGACCCTACTCGCAAGAGCATAGCCAGGTTTAAAAGAGACAAATAAACAAGCCAGAAGCGCAGTCGTTTTTAATTTTCAATCATCGGCACACACGCGGGCGAAAGCCCACTTCTTAAAAAGCAGAAATTTTTTAACTGGCCCTTGTGTTGTAGAAGCTTGGGCCGCTGTCCCACCGGCAATTTGCGGTGTGCCGGACATAAAAGTTCAGAGCTTGTACATCTTACAAATAGGGCAGTAACAGTCTCTGCTGGATGAGGAGTCTGTCGCTGCTTGAGCCGCCCTGCCTTGCACATCATGAATCTGAAACCAACCAGTTCAGAATCTGCAATCCTCCATCACTGCGGGAGCATTGGGAGATTACAGATCCACAAATTAATGCTCCTGCAAAAGACTAACAGAAAGAAACAAACCATGAAAACCTTATTACAACGTATCGGGATGAAAACATCCCTCGGACTGGCTGCCGCGCTGGCGCTGGTTGTTGGTGCGCAAAGTGCGCAAGCGAACAACCTGTTTGGCATCGATGTATCAAGCTACCAGGGGTCGATCAACTGGTCGAGCGCGCATTCCTGCGGAGCGCAGTACGGCTTTGCCAAGGCGACCGAAGGGACCTACTTCCAGGATGCTTACTTCAATGGCAACATGAACAACGGCAAGGCTGCCGGCGTGCAAATGGGCGCGTATGATTTCTGCCGCCCTGACCTCTACAGCCCGGCCACGGAGGCCAATTACTTCTGGGGCTTTGCGGGAGGCAAGATCGCTCCCGACGGCAAGTCCCTCTATCCGATGGCGGATTTTGAGGTGTTTAATGGCCATGTTGGCGCCGCCAACTACACGGCCTGGTTCAATGCCTGGTCTTCGACCGTTAAGGGCAAGACCTCGCACTTCCTGCATCCGGTGATCTATTGCAGCGCCGGCAACGGTGCCTGCGACCTGATCGAATATGACCAGCCAGGCGGCATCTATCTCTCTGCCT
Above is a genomic segment from Pedosphaera parvula Ellin514 containing:
- a CDS encoding glycoside hydrolase family 25 protein, which translates into the protein MKTLLQRIGMKTSLGLAAALALVVGAQSAQANNLFGIDVSSYQGSINWSSAHSCGAQYGFAKATEGTYFQDAYFNGNMNNGKAAGVQMGAYDFCRPDLYSPATEANYFWGFAGGKIAPDGKSLYPMADFEVFNGHVGAANYTAWFNAWSSTVKGKTSHFLHPVIYCSAGNGACDLIEYDQPGGIYLSAWIANYNGQNLYTGNPWTCCTCCNAWQQGCGGSNWTYWQVSSTGSLCGISGNTDFDAYPLSLSELIAYQGVK
- a CDS encoding N-acyl homoserine lactonase family protein; amino-acid sequence: MDGGQITFNDMAPFSDTGEFDGKVGHLSDMCILVAHPKGWLLWDTGVQPKKYDGFEFTRKRTLSSQLADIGLKPEDITYLAFSHFHFDHTGNANEFLSSTWILQNKELQWANSQPTPFGVDPSTFSQSEKVKKQMIDGDHDVFGDGKVKILSAPGHTPGHEVLLIKLDSGKNLIFAGDLYHQSLSRDKRLVPAFNISRADTLASIDRVNRIAKNLNAKLFIQHEKSNFDMLPSFPKYLK
- the ilvD gene encoding dihydroxy-acid dehydratase, coding for MKNNSKASKSPKADNLRPYSSLVLDGPERAPSRAMLYPVGFKPEDFKKPLIGIASTWSMVTPCNMHIDKLALEAEKGANAAGGKAIIFNTITISDGISMGSEGMKYSLVSREVIADSIETVVGCEGMDGYVAIGGCDKNMPGALMAIARMNRPAVFAYGGTILPGCITGDTRKLDVVSVFEAVGAHANKKISDGELQAIESCAIPGPGSCGGMYTANTMASAIEALGMSLPNSSAQAAISPAKKDDCQRAGAAVVNLIKKGIRPLDIMTKKAFENAITVVIALGGSTNAVLHLLAMANAAKVKLSLDDFTRIGKKVPVLADLKPSGKHLMSELVAIGGIRPLMKTLLDAGLLHGDCLTVSAQTLAEDLKGVRPYPVGQTIIRPLNDPIKKDSHLVVLYGNLSPEGSVAKITGKEGLRFEGRARVFNSEELALKKILDGGIKKGDVVVIRYEGPKGGPGMREMLSPTSAIMGKGLGKEVALITDGRFSGGTHGFVVGHITPEAHVGGPLALVKEGDTIVIDAEKRELSVNISAKEMAARRKTWKQPKARYTRGVLAKYAHLVTSASLGAVTDNNLNLE
- a CDS encoding BON domain-containing protein translates to MKTIVHIVVLASMVAAVNSVCFASPPDQQETSKSQAQIARNTTSNSSSSEEKKFATSNDRATSKEIITQIVREDTELAVQARRFKILTVNGHVTISGKVKSEKQREKIGSIASNVVGQTNVDNLLVVK
- a CDS encoding type 1 glutamine amidotransferase domain-containing protein, which encodes MKILMVLTSHDQLGNTGRKTGFWLEEFAAPYYVFRDAGVDLTLASPKGGQPPIDPKSDLPENQTPAMTRFKQDAKTQETLSRTLKLSEMNAEDFDTIFYVGGHGPMWDLVDNPDSIALIESFYNSGKPVAAVCHSPAVFHRAMYEGASLVKGKRVTGFTNGEEEAVHLTHVVPFLVEDELKRVGGLYEKAPDWQSFAIVDGRLITGQNPASSTAAARALLEVLTAEKHAVGAGA
- a CDS encoding CBS domain-containing protein gives rise to the protein MNISGTIDSILNYKGKQIWSIQPFATVYEAVEKMAEKNVGALLVMENDRLVGMFSERDYTRKVVLHGKSSRQTLVREIISRPVISVDPDCSVEEAMRIMTENRIRHLPVIESDQVVGVVSIGDLVNWMISAQHLALNQMEDYITGKYPG
- a CDS encoding ankyrin repeat domain-containing protein, with amino-acid sequence MKSLKVIVAAAGVLVLAVVVLVMLKMADHTKEFRNALYSGNVALVEKLLKEHPSLANVKNVDGQEKGWTPLHVAAYVGDAELAKVLLNHHAKVDAMDNRGLTPLLWTAFGGKEEMAAVLLSNGADVNARGKDGRTTLDLAKNTLNEKLIQLLRERGAKE
- a CDS encoding PQQ-dependent sugar dehydrogenase, with protein sequence MRKALILNRFTFFPVLSLFCLLTFSALRSPAADELAAMQLKVAFPNLTFNRPLWLEEAPDDSKRMFVVEQFGRILSFSKDTQCKDTNVFLDITERKPHENNEEGLLGFAFHPDFKQNHKFYVYYSQQNPKRSVLSEFTVSATDPQKADLASERIIMQTPMVYGNHNGGTILFGRDGYLYISVGDGGLGGDPHNFGQSTRFLYGKILRIDVNSRTGSLQYGIPNDNPFVGKSDKGLRGEVYACGLRNPWRMSFDRETGELWVGDVGQDKFEEIDLIVKGGNYGWSVREGFHPFKEPVDRLKDQSTRLIDPIMEYAHTPALQKECKFPDHSIGLSITGGYVYHGKKLPGLQGVYLYADFVQGTVWGLKYEHGQITADSQLTKPNLARSIASFGEDRDGEVYLLAFDGKIYELEAAPKQTAQAN